Proteins encoded in a region of the Paenibacillus sp. W2I17 genome:
- a CDS encoding aldo/keto reductase, with product MNHTIPEYTLNDGLKVPAIGFGTYSLKGEEGVKSIASAMDAGYRLIDTAYNYENEATVGRAIKQSSIAREELLISSKLPGRYHAHDKALVAIQESLYRADLDYYDLYLIHWPNPKKDMYVEAWQALIEAKKRGYIRSIGVSNFLPEHNERLIKETGIAPSLNQIELHPFFDQADQREQDTKHGIVNESWSPIGRGNDAVQDILKDENILQIAETHGKTPTQIILRWHVQLGSIPIPKAGSLQHQQENIDIFDFELSTEEMQVISAFNRPDGRLWDQDPSEYEEF from the coding sequence ATGAATCATACAATCCCTGAATACACATTGAACGATGGCTTGAAAGTGCCTGCAATTGGATTTGGTACCTATAGTTTAAAAGGTGAAGAAGGCGTTAAATCGATCGCGTCCGCAATGGATGCGGGTTATCGATTAATTGATACGGCGTATAACTATGAGAATGAGGCAACGGTGGGCAGAGCAATCAAACAAAGCTCCATCGCCAGAGAAGAACTGCTCATTTCCTCGAAGCTGCCGGGGCGTTATCACGCTCATGATAAAGCACTTGTAGCGATCCAGGAATCCCTGTACAGAGCGGATCTGGATTATTACGACCTGTATTTGATTCACTGGCCCAATCCGAAGAAGGACATGTATGTCGAGGCATGGCAAGCGCTGATCGAAGCCAAAAAACGTGGATATATCCGATCCATTGGAGTGAGCAACTTCCTGCCTGAGCACAATGAACGCCTGATTAAGGAAACGGGGATAGCGCCGAGTCTGAATCAGATTGAGCTGCATCCGTTCTTTGACCAAGCCGATCAGCGGGAACAGGATACGAAGCATGGCATCGTGAACGAATCCTGGAGTCCGATTGGACGTGGCAATGATGCCGTACAGGATATTCTGAAGGATGAGAATATTCTTCAGATCGCGGAAACGCATGGCAAAACGCCAACCCAGATCATTCTGCGCTGGCATGTTCAGCTGGGTTCCATTCCAATTCCGAAAGCCGGCTCCCTGCAGCATCAGCAGGAAAATATCGATATATTCGATTTTGAGTTGAGCACAGAAGAGATGCAGGTCATCTCTGCATTTAATCGTCCGGATGGACGGTTGTGGGATCAGGACCCAAGCGAGTACGAAGAATTTTAA
- a CDS encoding extracellular solute-binding protein, whose amino-acid sequence MAAGEAPDLFYGMGGGSFMQPYIKSGNVLEISSYLTDDIKERMGPGMAEAINMDGKIYTLPVYTHIANLYVNTELFEQAGAKIPTTYKELLDAVTKLKAAGITPAVIGEKDRWPGMYWYDIIAMRQAGNVAVMEAFKDPSKWDSPDFVAAATKMQQLAQAGAFNSSMFSMSYDEMLGAFNAGNGAMMFQANWVNAGIEDPSSAVKGKVKVIPFPVFEDGKGTNTEIFGGAVDGFYINQNTKHPKEAVEFLMYLSEQLGTQGFLAGAGLPSWKTDALDTSSLSSLDLSAADIMKTATSFIAWWDNILPAESAEAHKNLIAQLLAGDVTPEEFCKQMAQLKPTELSL is encoded by the coding sequence ATTGCGGCTGGTGAGGCGCCAGACCTGTTCTATGGCATGGGTGGCGGCAGCTTCATGCAGCCGTACATCAAATCCGGCAATGTGCTGGAAATCTCAAGTTACCTGACTGACGATATCAAAGAACGAATGGGTCCGGGTATGGCTGAGGCCATCAATATGGACGGCAAAATCTACACATTGCCCGTGTACACACATATCGCCAACCTTTACGTGAATACAGAACTGTTCGAGCAGGCGGGTGCCAAGATTCCGACCACCTATAAGGAACTGCTGGATGCAGTCACCAAGCTGAAAGCGGCGGGGATCACCCCGGCTGTGATTGGGGAAAAGGATCGCTGGCCGGGCATGTACTGGTACGACATTATTGCGATGCGTCAGGCAGGCAATGTTGCGGTGATGGAAGCCTTTAAAGATCCGTCAAAGTGGGATTCGCCCGACTTTGTTGCCGCGGCCACTAAAATGCAGCAGCTTGCGCAAGCAGGAGCGTTCAACAGCAGCATGTTCAGCATGAGCTATGACGAGATGCTTGGGGCATTTAATGCAGGCAACGGGGCGATGATGTTCCAGGCCAACTGGGTGAATGCTGGAATTGAGGACCCGTCCTCCGCAGTCAAAGGCAAAGTGAAAGTGATTCCGTTCCCGGTGTTTGAGGATGGAAAAGGCACAAATACCGAAATCTTCGGCGGAGCCGTCGATGGTTTCTACATCAACCAGAATACCAAACATCCGAAGGAAGCCGTGGAATTCCTCATGTATCTGAGTGAGCAGCTTGGTACGCAAGGTTTCCTGGCTGGAGCGGGTCTGCCAAGCTGGAAAACAGATGCACTCGACACGTCCAGCCTGTCCTCTCTAGATCTGTCTGCGGCAGATATTATGAAAACGGCGACCTCATTCATCGCATGGTGGGATAACATTCTGCCAGCGGAGTCTGCGGAAGCGCACAAAAACCTGATTGCCCAGCTGCTTGCCGGAGATGTAACACCGGAGGAGTTCTGCAAACAGATGGCACAGCTCAAACCAACAGAGCTGAGTCTATAG
- a CDS encoding carbohydrate ABC transporter permease, which translates to MSTVEVMLQKKPKPRSISGPIGKVFLQAFLILVAIVQIYPLIWLALFSLKDNSEIFSGDVAGLPKAFLWSNYTKAMSDGHVLTYFMNSVLVTAASIVLVLILSSMTGYAITRMNWKLSGLTMTIILLGMMVPIHAALLPLFIILKNLSLLNSYWSLIIPYVAFGIPMAVFILGSFFKGIPREMEESAVIDGCGIYRTFFSIILPLVRPAISTVAIFTFLSCWNELMFAVTFINNTAYQTLTVGMMSMVGTYITQWGIIGAGLMITTVPTVVIYLLLNKQVQKSMIAGAIKG; encoded by the coding sequence ATGAGTACTGTAGAAGTCATGTTGCAAAAAAAGCCCAAGCCGAGGTCCATCTCCGGACCGATCGGGAAAGTGTTCCTGCAAGCGTTTCTGATCCTCGTTGCGATTGTGCAGATTTACCCGCTCATCTGGCTGGCGCTGTTTTCCCTGAAGGATAATAGTGAGATTTTCAGCGGTGATGTGGCCGGGTTGCCCAAAGCGTTCCTATGGAGCAACTACACCAAAGCAATGTCCGACGGCCATGTGCTGACCTATTTTATGAATAGTGTGCTGGTTACTGCGGCCTCCATTGTCTTGGTACTGATCCTGTCCTCCATGACGGGATACGCAATCACAAGAATGAACTGGAAGCTCAGCGGGTTGACGATGACGATCATTTTGCTGGGCATGATGGTGCCGATTCATGCGGCGCTGCTGCCATTGTTTATTATTTTGAAGAATCTTAGCCTGCTCAACAGCTACTGGTCTCTGATCATTCCCTATGTGGCATTTGGCATTCCGATGGCAGTATTCATTCTGGGCAGCTTTTTCAAAGGTATCCCAAGAGAGATGGAGGAGTCGGCGGTTATCGACGGCTGCGGCATATACCGGACGTTTTTCTCCATTATCCTGCCGCTTGTGCGTCCGGCCATATCAACTGTAGCGATCTTCACATTTCTGTCCTGCTGGAATGAGCTGATGTTTGCGGTCACGTTTATCAATAACACGGCTTACCAGACATTGACGGTGGGCATGATGTCGATGGTGGGAACGTACATTACGCAATGGGGTATCATTGGTGCGGGACTGATGATTACGACAGTGCCAACGGTGGTCATCTATTTGCTGTTGAACAAACAGGTGCAGAAGAGTATGATCGCAGGTGCGATCAAAGGTTAG
- a CDS encoding polysaccharide deacetylase family protein, with the protein MVNIAMVEQESVREKVVAFTFDDGPHPVYTPQVLEIFRRAGGQATFFMIGQEMETHPEIAVEVHREGHEIANHTYTHPDLTKLTLEEAGEELQRAENLVQEVTGQPARCFRPPYFGVNDDILSLAAERGYRTIGAVNGDAKDWDNPGVGHILEHTRSVVKPGSVLIFHDGYGDRSQTVEAVRVLVEELVAEGYRLVTVSELLEISRDHDEKTT; encoded by the coding sequence ATGGTCAATATCGCGATGGTAGAGCAGGAGTCAGTTCGGGAAAAGGTTGTGGCGTTCACGTTTGATGATGGGCCGCATCCGGTGTATACACCTCAAGTGCTTGAGATATTCCGCCGTGCGGGTGGGCAGGCGACGTTTTTCATGATTGGCCAAGAGATGGAGACTCACCCGGAGATTGCGGTGGAGGTGCATCGTGAAGGGCATGAGATTGCCAACCATACGTACACGCATCCGGATCTGACCAAGTTGACGCTGGAGGAAGCCGGGGAGGAGCTGCAACGCGCAGAAAATCTTGTTCAAGAAGTTACGGGGCAACCTGCCCGCTGCTTCCGCCCGCCGTATTTTGGCGTAAACGATGATATACTGTCTCTGGCAGCGGAGCGTGGATATCGTACGATTGGTGCGGTAAACGGTGATGCGAAGGATTGGGACAATCCCGGCGTTGGGCACATTCTGGAGCATACTCGGTCTGTAGTGAAACCCGGCAGCGTGCTTATATTCCATGACGGGTACGGGGATCGTTCCCAGACGGTGGAGGCGGTTCGTGTGCTGGTGGAGGAACTGGTCGCGGAAGGGTACCGTCTGGTGACGGTGAGTGAGTTGTTAGAAATTTCTCGTGATCATGATGAAAAGACGACATAA
- a CDS encoding alpha-mannosidase has protein sequence MKMNSLYTRIHTIVKHLERARLTSKTYIPELYHKESGYHSWELVHEDPSSWNVFRKGDGWGGKDVHSCFKTRIQIPDHLEGKKVVCAIVTGADDIWNYDNPQFLAFLNGELICGLDVNHTEIDLTSSAVKGEEIELALYAYCSTSAADVFLNVYIAEHHQQVSDLYYDLKAALDAADLLREDDLERLKLVEHLNKAVNLLDLRQENSAEFHASVLEARRYLQDHVYGDIRPAGDHIPTVHCIGHTHIDVAWLWTLDQTREKVIRSFASVLYLMDKFPEYTFMSSQPQLYAYLKADYPPLYEKIKEKVAEGRWEAEGSMWLEADCNLISGESMIRQIIYGKRFFKEEFGVENRVLWLPDVFGYSAAMPQIMRKSGIDYFMTTKIAWNDTNQIPNDTMYWRGIDGSEVLTHFITATDYDKHPDFRQHRFETTYNGRFNASQVKGTWQRYQNKNINADVLQCYGFGDGGGGPTEEMLEHGRRLEKGLPGVPDVKRTFVREFFEKLEQNLADVPSVPRWSGELYLEYHRGTYTSMARNKRYNRHSEFALADAELYAMIHRQANAHAAYPTDALEHAWKLTMLNQFHDILPGSSIEQVYVDSKEQYEEVLRVTDELKDSALNGIASRITSDSEAIVVFNTTGFVRTDVVELPAFARKVTVYDGDHPVPSQRTPEGGLVFLAENVPASGYKSFRITPDLTDELVAGVSVAQWEADQRHIHTPWYDIDLNESAEFTSLWDKLEGRELLQSGKRGNVLQVFEDRPAEYEAWNIDDYYEQHMWEINHLQSLEWIESGPVRSVLQVKRHFLDSVIEQTIIFYAHTRRIDFRTFVDWKQEHLLLKAAFPLDIWSEKAVYEIQYGNVERATHRNTSWDQARFEVCGQKWADLAENGYGAALLNDCKYGYDIHNSVMRLSLIKSATYPNENADKEQHVFTYALYPHQGDFREGRVIQAAYDLNRPLVAREVSPQTGTLPGTWSLASVDQDNVVLEVIKKAENNDDMIIRLYEAHGRRSRASLQLPEGAGATAYACDLLENNEAECAVENGRITFDIKPYEICTFRIPAGH, from the coding sequence ATGAAAATGAATTCCTTATATACTCGAATCCATACCATTGTTAAACACTTGGAACGTGCTCGTCTTACCTCAAAGACATATATCCCTGAGCTTTATCATAAAGAAAGTGGTTACCACTCCTGGGAACTGGTGCATGAGGACCCTTCCTCCTGGAACGTATTCCGTAAGGGTGATGGCTGGGGCGGCAAAGACGTTCATAGCTGCTTCAAAACCCGCATTCAAATCCCGGATCATCTGGAAGGGAAAAAGGTCGTGTGTGCCATCGTCACCGGTGCTGATGATATCTGGAATTACGATAATCCGCAGTTTCTGGCATTCCTCAATGGGGAATTGATCTGCGGTCTGGATGTTAATCATACGGAAATCGACTTGACCTCATCCGCAGTGAAGGGCGAAGAGATTGAGTTGGCATTATATGCGTATTGCAGTACGTCTGCCGCGGATGTTTTTCTAAATGTATATATCGCCGAGCATCATCAGCAAGTCTCCGATTTGTATTATGATCTCAAGGCTGCGCTAGATGCTGCGGATCTGCTGCGTGAGGATGATCTGGAGCGGCTGAAGTTGGTCGAACATCTGAATAAAGCCGTGAATCTGCTGGATTTGCGCCAGGAAAACAGTGCAGAATTCCATGCGTCAGTGCTGGAAGCGCGCCGATATCTGCAAGATCATGTCTATGGTGATATCCGCCCTGCCGGTGATCACATCCCTACCGTGCACTGTATCGGACACACGCATATCGATGTGGCATGGCTGTGGACGCTGGATCAGACTCGGGAGAAGGTCATCCGCAGCTTCGCCAGTGTACTGTATCTAATGGACAAGTTTCCAGAATACACGTTCATGTCTTCTCAGCCCCAGCTGTATGCGTACCTGAAAGCAGACTACCCACCTCTGTATGAGAAAATCAAAGAAAAGGTGGCGGAAGGTCGCTGGGAAGCGGAAGGTTCAATGTGGCTGGAAGCCGACTGTAACCTGATCTCGGGTGAATCCATGATCCGTCAGATTATCTACGGCAAACGTTTCTTCAAGGAAGAATTCGGCGTGGAGAACCGTGTGCTCTGGTTGCCAGATGTATTTGGTTATAGTGCAGCGATGCCGCAGATTATGCGCAAGAGCGGCATTGATTATTTTATGACAACCAAAATTGCCTGGAATGATACAAACCAGATTCCAAACGACACGATGTACTGGAGAGGAATCGACGGATCAGAGGTCCTCACCCATTTCATTACAGCAACAGACTATGACAAACATCCTGATTTCAGGCAGCACCGCTTCGAAACGACCTATAATGGACGATTTAATGCTTCGCAAGTAAAAGGCACGTGGCAGCGATACCAGAACAAAAATATCAATGCAGATGTGTTACAGTGCTACGGCTTCGGCGATGGGGGCGGCGGTCCAACCGAGGAGATGCTAGAGCACGGCAGACGGCTTGAAAAAGGGTTGCCAGGCGTACCCGACGTGAAACGTACGTTTGTACGAGAGTTCTTCGAGAAGCTGGAGCAAAATCTGGCGGATGTTCCTTCCGTTCCCCGCTGGTCGGGAGAGCTGTATCTGGAGTATCACCGGGGTACCTACACTTCCATGGCACGTAACAAACGGTACAACCGTCATAGCGAATTTGCACTGGCCGACGCCGAGCTATATGCCATGATTCATCGTCAGGCGAATGCACACGCGGCCTATCCAACCGATGCACTGGAGCATGCATGGAAGCTGACGATGCTGAACCAGTTCCATGATATTCTCCCGGGCAGCTCCATTGAGCAGGTATATGTGGATTCCAAAGAGCAATATGAAGAAGTTCTGCGTGTCACGGATGAGCTGAAAGACAGCGCACTGAACGGCATTGCGAGCCGAATTACATCTGATAGCGAAGCCATTGTGGTATTTAACACCACCGGATTTGTACGGACGGATGTGGTTGAACTGCCTGCTTTTGCGAGAAAGGTAACCGTCTACGATGGAGATCACCCTGTACCAAGCCAGCGGACTCCCGAAGGCGGACTTGTATTCCTTGCAGAAAATGTACCTGCATCCGGGTATAAATCTTTCCGAATCACACCGGATCTCACAGACGAGCTTGTCGCGGGCGTATCGGTTGCACAGTGGGAAGCAGATCAGCGCCACATCCATACACCTTGGTACGATATTGACCTGAATGAAAGTGCCGAATTCACATCCTTATGGGACAAGCTGGAGGGCCGTGAGCTGCTTCAGTCTGGCAAGCGCGGTAACGTGCTGCAAGTGTTCGAGGATCGACCTGCGGAATACGAGGCATGGAACATTGACGATTATTATGAACAGCATATGTGGGAGATTAATCACCTGCAGTCGCTGGAGTGGATTGAAAGCGGGCCGGTGCGTTCCGTGCTTCAAGTGAAGCGACATTTCCTGGACTCTGTCATTGAGCAAACGATCATCTTCTATGCGCACACGCGCCGGATTGATTTCCGTACGTTTGTGGATTGGAAGCAGGAGCATTTGCTGCTGAAAGCCGCCTTCCCGCTCGATATCTGGAGTGAAAAGGCCGTCTACGAAATCCAGTACGGCAACGTTGAGCGTGCTACCCACCGTAATACGAGCTGGGATCAAGCCCGGTTTGAAGTATGCGGGCAGAAGTGGGCTGATCTGGCGGAGAACGGGTACGGCGCTGCTCTGCTGAACGACTGCAAATACGGATATGACATTCATAACTCGGTGATGCGACTGTCACTGATCAAGAGCGCAACGTACCCGAATGAAAATGCCGACAAAGAGCAGCACGTATTCACCTACGCGCTCTATCCGCATCAGGGCGACTTCCGTGAAGGACGTGTCATCCAAGCCGCTTATGATCTCAACCGTCCACTGGTTGCCCGTGAAGTAAGTCCGCAAACCGGTACGTTGCCGGGAACATGGTCACTTGCATCGGTCGATCAGGATAATGTCGTGCTGGAGGTTATCAAAAAAGCCGAGAACAACGATGATATGATCATCCGTCTCTACGAAGCACACGGCCGCCGCAGCCGTGCTTCCCTGCAATTGCCTGAAGGAGCAGGTGCTACGGCGTACGCGTGTGATTTGCTCGAGAATAACGAAGCGGAATGCGCCGTGGAAAATGGTCGGATTACTTTTGATATCAAACCGTACGAGATTTGTACCTTCCGTATCCCTGCCGGACACTAA
- a CDS encoding mechanosensitive ion channel family protein: protein MDFIRNQLEELGMSGPSIGYLSNVIMVIFIAVISVLANFIAKKLVLKAINHIVNNNRYKWGNIIVEKKLFHKLSHLVPAIIIYYSAYIFPPYQALIEKSAMTYMIVIMITVLNALLNVFDDIYRTYEVSKIRPIKSYIQVAKIVLFIIGGIIVISSLIGQNPLIILSGLGALSAVLMLVFKDSILGLVAGVQLSSNDMVRVGDWIEMPKYNADGDVIDITLNTVKVMNFDKTITMIPSYALISDSFRNWRGMQVSGGRRIKRSIYIDISSIRFCTEEMVAEFEKIHYLTDYVTAKLKEIQAYNMEHQVNTESNVNGRQLTNVGVFREYIHQYLRNHPKINKDMTMIVRQLAPEDRGLPLEIYAFSNDINWGVYENVQADIFDHIFAVASTFGLRAFQNPTGHDIVQLKEDKQYSSGY from the coding sequence ATGGACTTTATCAGAAATCAACTAGAAGAACTCGGCATGAGTGGACCCTCCATTGGATACCTTTCGAATGTGATTATGGTTATTTTTATAGCAGTGATTTCGGTACTGGCGAACTTTATAGCCAAAAAATTAGTGCTCAAAGCGATTAATCATATCGTTAATAACAATAGGTATAAGTGGGGCAACATCATTGTGGAGAAGAAGTTATTCCATAAGCTGTCGCATCTCGTACCGGCCATTATTATCTATTATTCTGCTTATATTTTCCCACCCTATCAGGCTTTGATTGAAAAATCAGCAATGACCTATATGATTGTTATCATGATTACGGTTCTGAATGCTCTGCTGAATGTCTTCGATGATATCTATCGTACCTATGAGGTGTCTAAGATCCGCCCAATCAAGAGTTACATTCAGGTAGCCAAGATTGTCCTGTTCATTATCGGGGGCATTATCGTCATCTCCAGCCTGATCGGACAGAACCCGCTCATTATCCTCAGTGGACTTGGGGCGTTATCGGCAGTATTAATGCTCGTATTCAAAGACTCAATCCTGGGCCTCGTGGCCGGTGTACAGCTATCGTCAAACGATATGGTGCGCGTTGGTGACTGGATCGAGATGCCAAAGTATAATGCGGACGGCGATGTCATCGACATTACTTTGAATACGGTAAAGGTTATGAATTTTGATAAAACGATTACGATGATTCCAAGCTACGCCCTCATTTCGGATTCGTTCCGTAACTGGAGAGGGATGCAGGTGTCCGGTGGCAGAAGGATTAAGCGGAGTATCTATATTGATATCAGCAGTATCCGTTTTTGTACGGAAGAGATGGTGGCTGAATTTGAGAAAATCCACTACCTGACTGATTATGTCACGGCGAAATTGAAAGAAATTCAGGCTTACAACATGGAGCACCAGGTGAATACCGAAAGCAACGTGAATGGCAGACAACTGACAAACGTCGGTGTATTCCGGGAATATATCCATCAATATCTGAGGAATCATCCAAAAATCAATAAAGATATGACGATGATTGTGCGACAATTAGCACCGGAAGATCGCGGGCTTCCTCTGGAAATCTATGCATTCAGCAATGATATCAACTGGGGTGTATATGAGAACGTTCAGGCGGATATCTTCGACCATATCTTCGCGGTGGCGTCGACATTTGGACTACGGGCCTTCCAGAATCCAACTGGACATGACATTGTACAGCTGAAAGAGGATAAGCAATATTCGAGCGGATATTGA
- a CDS encoding carbohydrate ABC transporter permease — translation MNSVFSNKGTIAVFVLPTLILFCGIVLIPIFVSSYYSLLDWNGVGRGTFIGLDNYVEMFKDTRVLNSIKNSLLFAGASVFIQLPISLVLALILASSVKGEGFYRTVYFIPVLISTVVIAQLWSKIYNADYGLLNVLLQSIGLSSLAQDWLGQKDTALAASFIPTLWQYVGYHMLLMYAGAKSVSQDVLEAARMDGASRIRTAWSIMIPLMKPILKVSLVFSVIGAFKVFDLIYVLTGGGPFYTTEVPSTLMYATIFDTFRYGYGSAISVFIIVECLVCTVLINSLFKTE, via the coding sequence ATGAACTCTGTATTTTCCAATAAAGGCACGATAGCCGTCTTTGTACTGCCTACCCTGATTCTGTTCTGCGGAATTGTGCTTATTCCGATCTTTGTCTCCAGTTATTACAGTCTGCTGGACTGGAACGGCGTGGGCAGGGGTACATTTATCGGCCTGGACAACTATGTAGAGATGTTTAAGGATACCCGGGTGCTGAATTCGATCAAGAACTCCCTGTTATTCGCAGGTGCTTCGGTGTTCATTCAACTGCCGATCTCGCTGGTGCTTGCACTGATTCTGGCGTCCAGCGTCAAGGGGGAAGGCTTCTACCGGACCGTGTATTTCATCCCGGTGTTGATCTCAACGGTGGTTATTGCCCAGTTGTGGTCTAAAATCTACAATGCCGATTATGGTCTACTGAACGTGTTGCTGCAAAGTATCGGCTTATCCAGCCTGGCACAGGACTGGCTGGGGCAGAAGGACACCGCGCTGGCGGCATCGTTTATTCCAACCTTATGGCAGTACGTAGGGTATCACATGCTGCTGATGTATGCAGGTGCGAAGTCCGTGTCTCAGGATGTGCTCGAAGCTGCTCGAATGGATGGTGCTTCCCGTATTCGCACGGCGTGGTCCATTATGATCCCGCTGATGAAGCCAATTCTGAAGGTAAGCCTTGTTTTTTCGGTCATCGGTGCATTCAAGGTGTTTGACCTGATCTATGTGCTGACAGGTGGTGGGCCATTTTACACAACTGAAGTGCCGAGCACGCTGATGTACGCTACCATTTTTGATACGTTCCGATACGGATATGGCAGTGCGATCTCGGTCTTTATCATTGTGGAGTGTCTGGTGTGTACGGTCCTCATTAATTCATTGTTCAAAACGGAGTAG
- a CDS encoding macrolide family glycosyltransferase — MARVLVVMMPAEGHINPSLGLIKELIESGDEVVYCCTEKYRTKIEALGAQFKAYSFNEATLLNNPNMKPFEIKHPYQFLYMILKKITQRFIPDVLNLIENETYDYLIFDSLIGWGGQILGEKLGIPTICSTSTFVFVEPLGSGSHNLKDDNEEVQELYNGIMEISQQLASRFNVAAPSLAELSGHPGQLKIVYTSRYFQPMGDKLDDSFVFTGPSIIPRKDAPAFANESLHALYKQVVYISMGTILNKDLEFYKLCFTAFRDLPVQFILASGKDTDLEPIADLIPDNFIIRPYLPQLEVLQHVDAFLTHTGMNSASEALYYNVPLIMLPLTSDQPRVAGRIQELGAGVIVDKNNLTPDILRTAVLEVLGNDSYREHAGVIGNTLRDAGGYKRAAAAIKEFLGNRPLSATTISSLE, encoded by the coding sequence GTGGCACGTGTGTTAGTTGTGATGATGCCTGCAGAAGGGCATATCAATCCGTCGCTCGGGTTAATCAAGGAGTTGATAGAGAGCGGAGATGAGGTCGTCTATTGTTGTACTGAAAAATACCGGACGAAGATTGAAGCGTTAGGTGCTCAATTTAAAGCTTACTCCTTCAACGAGGCAACCCTGCTCAACAACCCCAATATGAAGCCATTTGAAATCAAGCATCCTTACCAATTCTTATATATGATTTTGAAAAAAATAACTCAACGGTTTATTCCGGATGTTCTGAATTTGATCGAAAATGAAACCTATGACTATTTAATTTTTGATTCCTTAATCGGCTGGGGCGGACAAATTTTGGGCGAAAAGCTGGGGATACCCACGATCTGCTCGACCAGTACCTTTGTTTTTGTAGAGCCTCTCGGGTCAGGTAGCCATAATCTGAAGGATGACAATGAGGAGGTTCAGGAGCTATATAACGGCATTATGGAAATATCTCAACAATTAGCTTCCCGGTTCAATGTGGCTGCGCCTTCTCTGGCGGAACTTTCAGGGCATCCAGGACAACTGAAGATTGTCTATACAAGCCGCTATTTTCAACCCATGGGGGACAAGCTGGACGACAGCTTTGTGTTCACTGGCCCGTCCATTATTCCTCGTAAGGATGCGCCAGCTTTTGCAAATGAATCTCTGCATGCTCTTTATAAGCAGGTCGTTTATATTTCGATGGGAACCATTTTAAATAAAGATCTCGAGTTTTATAAGCTTTGCTTTACGGCCTTTCGTGATTTGCCTGTGCAATTTATATTGGCTTCGGGAAAGGATACCGATCTGGAGCCGATTGCGGATCTCATTCCCGATAATTTCATCATTAGACCGTACCTGCCTCAGTTGGAAGTGCTGCAACATGTCGATGCGTTTCTGACACATACAGGCATGAACAGTGCAAGTGAGGCTTTGTATTACAATGTACCGTTGATCATGCTCCCTTTAACCTCGGATCAGCCTCGTGTAGCAGGCCGGATACAGGAGTTGGGCGCGGGAGTAATCGTGGATAAAAATAACCTGACGCCTGACATACTGAGAACCGCAGTATTAGAGGTGCTCGGCAATGATTCCTACAGGGAACATGCAGGAGTGATTGGGAACACACTGCGTGATGCTGGCGGGTATAAGCGGGCGGCTGCTGCCATCAAAGAATTTTTGGGCAATCGACCTTTATCAGCCACGACTATCTCTTCCCTTGAATGA